A single region of the Vanessa tameamea isolate UH-Manoa-2023 chromosome 18, ilVanTame1 primary haplotype, whole genome shotgun sequence genome encodes:
- the LOC113399776 gene encoding glycine-rich protein 3-like isoform X2: protein MNTVTSVSLVICVCMAYALALPSPKAPSSSLGEPETTEESLVPQESRWRGGGYGGRGWGSGHGGRGGGFGGGYGGGYGGGYGGGYGGGYGGGYGGGYGGGFGGGRGWGR from the exons ATGAACACTGTAA CGTCTGTAAGTTTGGTGATATGCGTATGCATGGCATACGCATTAGCGCTGCCTAGTCCTAAGGCACCTTCGAGCTCTCTAGGAGAGCCTGAAACAACTGAAGAAAGTTTAGTTCCTCAAGAGTCTCGATGGCGTGGTGGCGGCTATGGAGGCCGTGGATGGGGCAGCGGCCATGGAGGCCGAGGTGGTGGTTTCGGCGGCGGATATGGCGGCGGATACGGCGGCGGTTATGGAGGTGGCTACGGAGGTGGATACGGCGGTGGATACGGTGGTGGATACGGTGGCGGCTTCGGCGGCGGTCGCGGCTGGGGACGTTAA
- the LOC113399776 gene encoding glycine-rich protein 3-like isoform X1 — protein MNTLASVSLVICVCMAYALALPSPKAPSSSLGEPETTEESLVPQESRWRGGGYGGRGWGSGHGGRGGGFGGGYGGGYGGGYGGGYGGGYGGGYGGGYGGGFGGGRGWGR, from the exons ATGAACACT CTAGCGTCTGTAAGTTTGGTGATATGCGTATGCATGGCATACGCATTAGCGCTGCCTAGTCCTAAGGCACCTTCGAGCTCTCTAGGAGAGCCTGAAACAACTGAAGAAAGTTTAGTTCCTCAAGAGTCTCGATGGCGTGGTGGCGGCTATGGAGGCCGTGGATGGGGCAGCGGCCATGGAGGCCGAGGTGGTGGTTTCGGCGGCGGATATGGCGGCGGATACGGCGGCGGTTATGGAGGTGGCTACGGAGGTGGATACGGCGGTGGATACGGTGGTGGATACGGTGGCGGCTTCGGCGGCGGTCGCGGCTGGGGACGTTAA
- the LOC135193800 gene encoding uncharacterized protein LOC135193800 yields the protein MFKRLIKSKKRVEQRKIRPKKKRTCCQRCRRKILKWCCRRIKRCIKKKVFGIPAPKLRDNLKLNKSQGALNKDMEKLSIKKPVIELFRNYLYKSTKSIPMKNAFIDEIDKYFEPQSIGNRLKSFVSDFKERNLSLDVLKDSKLFLNKEEKSRFNKFAKKYENKSALLKSYENLRKKIPLTASKSIIFRNMMDDYKKGNFSFTELTDKQIYDINSMNSQDLNKLLVQFESKKKKNSIFKNIDSKKINSKFKNFSLTNLEFLRNINSDELKKQFSLTASKHKMLGNMIEDYKKGKISLTALQSDLKNDKKILNKENLNQMLKYYKEQKSKHQPIVKQSKFKQLKSDLRAKIDFL from the exons ATGTTCAAACGTTTGATCAAAAGCAAAAAAA gagtagaacaaagaaaaataaggcCAAAGAAGAAAAGAACTTGCTGTCAAAGATGTAGACGTAAAATTCTTAAATGGTGTTGTAGAAGAATAAAACGATGTATCAAAAAGAAAGTTTTTGGTATACCAGCTCCAAAGCTGAGAGATAACCTGAAACTTAATAAAAGTCAAGGGGCTCTTAATAAAGATATGGAAAAACTTTCCATTAAAAAGCCAGTAATCGAACTTTTCAGAAATTATCTATACAAATCGACAAAAAGTATTCCGATGAAAAATGCATTTATTGatgaaattgataaatattttgaaccTCAATCTATAGGAAACAGATTAAAATCATTTGTCTCTGATTTTAAAGAAAGAAATTTATCTCTCGATGTATTAAAAGattccaaattatttttaaataaagaagaaaaaagtaggtTTAATAAATTTGccaagaaatatgaaaataaaagtgcATTGCTTAAAAGTTATGAAAACTTGAGGAAAAAAATTCCCTTGACTGCttcaaaaagtattatatttcgaaatatgaTGGATGATTATAAAAAAGGCAATTTCTCCTTTACTGAGTTAACTGATAAAcagatatatgatataaatagtaTGAACAGTCAAGATCTCAATAAGTTATTAGTTCAATTTGAAtcgaagaaaaaaaagaatagtattttcaaaaacatagacagtaagaaaataaattcaaagtttaaaaacttttcattaaCAAATTTAGAGTTCTTAAGAAACATTAATAGCGACGAAttgaaaaaacaattttcattgACTGCATCAAAACATAAGATGTTAGGAAATATGATTGAAGATTACAAAAAAGGGAAAATTTCACTAACAGCATTACAGAGCGACTTAAAAAACgacaagaaaattttaaataaagaaaacttaaatcaaatgttgaaatattataagGAGCAAAAATCGAAACATCAACCAATTGTGAAAcaatctaaatttaaacaacttAAGTCTGATCTGAGGGCAAAAATTGACTTTTTGTGA